TTCAATCGTAATTCCAGATACCAATGCTTTCGGGTTTATTTCTTGGCAAGCAATTACCATGATTTTACTATATATTTTAGGTTTTTTAGCGGCTATATTATCAGGTTGGATTTTAAGTAAAGTAATTAAAACCAAGCATAAAAGTTATTTTATTGCCGAAATGCCAGAATACAGAAAACCAACTGTTAAAAATATTTTTTACAATGTAGTAGATAAAACAAAAGCGTTTGTTTTTGGAGCAGGTAGAATTATTGTTCCATTATCAATATTATTGTGGTTTTTAGGAACGCACGGAACCTCAACTTTTGATAATGCCGAACAAATTATTACCGAACAATATCAGGCTGCACAAATAGAAGAAGATGAATTGCAAGATAAAATTGCAGCATTTCAGCTAGAAAATTCATACATGGGCCATTTAGGTAAAATTATAGAGCCTGTGGTTGCACCTTTAGGATATGATTGGAAGATTGGAATTGCCGTTATCACTTCATTCTCAGCTCGCGAAGTTTTTGTAGGAACCTTAGCAACCATTTACAACATTGGTAGCCACGGAGAAGATGAAGATTTTACCTTGATTAAAGATGTAATGATGAATGAAAAACGCCCAGATGGCACACCGGTATTTACAGTAGCTACAGGAGTTTCATTACTATTATTTTATTCTTTTGCTATGCAATGTATGTCAACCATTGCAATTACCCGACGCGAAACCAATTCTATAAAATGGACCGCTTACCAAGCTATTGGTATGACAGCTTTTGCTTATATCGTAGCATTTATAGCTTATCAACTTTTAAAATAATGTAGTATGGATACACAAACTATTTTAACGTACATAATTGTTGGCGTAACGGTTGTGTATATTATTTACAAATACTTTTTTAAAAAAAAAAAAACGACAACAATTGTGGTACAAACTGCGGTTGTAGTTAACAAATAAAGCCTTCAATTTTAAAAATTGAAGGCTTATTTTTAAAACAATTTCCGTTGTTTAACTTTCAAAATAGCACAACAAAAAAACAGTCCTTTAATTTTGATATTTATCAGAAAATATTAATTAATTAATGTTAAATTTGTTGTATAATAGTAAGATTAAAAATGATGAAAAAAAATTTAGGTTTTATAGTTTTAGTATTATTCATCGTTAGCTGTAATAATGAACCTACAACAAAAATAGTTGGCCAAGTTACGGGCATTCCGGACGGAGCATACGTTTATCTTAAAGAAAGCGTTCCGAGCACCATGCAATTGGTTTCTATAGATTCGAGTATTATAAAAAATGGCAAATTTACTTTGGCATTAAATCCTGACGAAATAACTGAAAACTACCTACAATTTGGTGATCATAAAAAACTAATTTCTTTTATTACAGAAGCCGGGGTTATTGAAGTAAATTTTGACAGCCAAAATTTTCATAACAACCAAATTAGCGGTACATATAACAACAACAAACACCAAGAATATACAAACAAAGCCAACGCGTATATTGATGATATTAAATTGTTTGAGCGCGAAAATCATCAAAAATTAATTGATGCGCAAAAACAAGGTAACTTAGATTTGTTGCAAAACTTAAACACAAAAAATCAGAAACTGCACGAAGCATACAACAACTTTAATAAAGAATTTGTTGCAACTAATAAAACAGCTTATGTTTCTTTAGTTTTACTAGAAAAACTTACCAAACAAGGCGTTTATACGTTTCCAGAAGCTAAAGCTATTTTTAATGATTTTTCTGCAGATTTAAAAAATGCAACCTTGGGTAAACGTTTGGCAGATTTTTACAACCCAGAAAATGCTTTGGCAGACACAAGCATTGGTGCAACCTTTCCTGATTTTATAGCCAATTCACCAACCGACGAAAGCTTATCTATTTATAAAAACTTAGGCAAAGTTACCATTGTAGATTTTTGGGCTTCATGGTGCCCGCCTTGCCGAGTAGAAAACCCAAACTTGGTTAAGTTGTATAAAGATTATAAAGACAGCGGATTACAAATTATTGGCGTTTCGTTAGATAAAAATAAAGATAGCTGGGAAAAAGCTATTAAAAAAGATAAGTTAACTTGGCCACAAATATCTAACCTAAAACAATGGGACGATCCGATAGTTAAAAAATTGGGCATTAAAGAAATTCCTGCAACGTTTTTAATCGATGCAAACGGAAAGATTATTGCGAAAGATTTAAAAACAGATGAGCTACGCAAAAAAATTGCTGAGCTATTGTAAATAAAAAAAGTCAAACCTAGGTTTGACTTTTTGTTTATTATTTTGATTCAGATTTATCTTCGTCTTTTTTAGAATCTGCTTTTGCTCCTTCTTCTTTCGTAGCATTTTTAAATTCTTTAATCCCGTTTCCAAGGCCTTTCATTAATTCTGGAATTTTTTTACCTCCAAAAAGTAATAAAACTACAGCAATTATTAAAATAATTTCAGTTGCTCCAAACTTACCCATAACTTATATTTTAAACTTTAATAAACAAATTTTGTGCAACAAAAATAAATATAAAAATTGAGTAAAGCATATTATTTTAAAAATAATTCACATTTAACATACTAATTTGTACGCATTTATTATAAATTTAGTAATGCAAAAACAAAAGGAATAACAAAATTAAATACTTATATTTGTAAATAAATTAAAATGACAAAGAAACTTAAAAAAGCAACCCGATATAAAAAAGCTTTTATAGAGAAATTTAGAATCATTTTATTAAATGAAGATTCGTTTGAGGAAGTTTTATCCATGCGCTTAAGCTTGCTAAATGTATTTGTCCTTTTATCTTTTTCCTCATTAATATTAATGTCCTTTACAGCCGCATTAATAGTTTTCACCCCCATTCGCGAATATATTCCAGGATATTCATCTGGCGATTTAAGAGCTAAATCGGTTGATTTAGCAACCAAGGCCGATTCGTTAGAACAAGTTATTAATTACAACAACGCTTATATTAATTCTATCAGAAAAGTATTAAGCGGCGATTTAGAATACGCAAAAATCAACATCGATTCAATCATCAAAGCCGAAAGCGAAAACTTACCTGACTTAAAGTTAGAAACAACCGAAGCCGAATTGAATTTAAGAGAAGAATTGAAGGAAAAAACAGAATCGAAATAACCCATTCCATGAAAGCATTTTTAGCCAAGCTTTTTGCCAGCTATATTCATCGTAAAGAAAATAAATGGATAACCAATCCTATTGAAACCCAAAACAACGTTTTCAAATCATTACTAAAACAAGCTCAAAATACGGAGTTTGGTACCGATCATGATTTTAAAAACATACAAACCATTGCAGATTTTCAAGCTAAAGTTCCTGTTCGTGATTACGAAGCTTTACGTCTGTACATAGATAAAATGGTAGCCGGTCAGCCCAACATTTTATGGCCAAACAAACCTTTGTATTTAG
This genomic window from Flavobacterium agricola contains:
- a CDS encoding peptidase, producing MTKKLKKATRYKKAFIEKFRIILLNEDSFEEVLSMRLSLLNVFVLLSFSSLILMSFTAALIVFTPIREYIPGYSSGDLRAKSVDLATKADSLEQVINYNNAYINSIRKVLSGDLEYAKINIDSIIKAESENLPDLKLETTEAELNLREELKEKTESK
- a CDS encoding TlpA disulfide reductase family protein — translated: MMKKNLGFIVLVLFIVSCNNEPTTKIVGQVTGIPDGAYVYLKESVPSTMQLVSIDSSIIKNGKFTLALNPDEITENYLQFGDHKKLISFITEAGVIEVNFDSQNFHNNQISGTYNNNKHQEYTNKANAYIDDIKLFERENHQKLIDAQKQGNLDLLQNLNTKNQKLHEAYNNFNKEFVATNKTAYVSLVLLEKLTKQGVYTFPEAKAIFNDFSADLKNATLGKRLADFYNPENALADTSIGATFPDFIANSPTDESLSIYKNLGKVTIVDFWASWCPPCRVENPNLVKLYKDYKDSGLQIIGVSLDKNKDSWEKAIKKDKLTWPQISNLKQWDDPIVKKLGIKEIPATFLIDANGKIIAKDLKTDELRKKIAELL
- a CDS encoding Sec-independent protein translocase subunit TatA/TatB — protein: MGKFGATEIILIIAVVLLLFGGKKIPELMKGLGNGIKEFKNATKEEGAKADSKKDEDKSESK